The Burkholderiales bacterium nucleotide sequence CCTACGCGCTGATCGCCGCTTTCGTCGCCGAGCGCACCGATGAGGATATGCAGGAGGATATCGGCGAGTTCGCCACGATGTTCCGGCAGGAAGGGATGGAGCGCGTCAGAAAGGAGATCGCGCTCGACACGCAGGGGAAGGAAGCAGAGAAAGTTTTCTTCCGCCTGTGGAGCAGCGATGGTCGTCAACTCGCGGCCAGCGAATTATCGGCCTGGCCCGACTTGGCAAGCGTGCCGGAAAAGGCTCTGCGCAATATCGATGACGGCGGGGCAGCGGCATCGAACACGCTTAAACTGCCGTCGCGCGAGGACCGTGTGCGCACGGTGATCGGGAGCCTCGGGCCAGGCATTACGCTCGAGATCGGACAATCGCTTGAGGACGATGAAGAGTTCCTCGCCGAAATCCTGCGCGGATTTCTGCTGACCTTATCGGTAGTGCTGGTTTTCGGCGGACCTATCGGATGGTTCATGGCGCGGCGGGCGCTGCGCGGCGTGAAAGAAGTCACACGCACCGCGAACGAAATCGCCGAGGGAGCACTGGACCGGCGCGTTCCGGTTGGATCGCAAGGCGACGAACTCGACCATCTGGCGCGCACCTTCAACACCATGCTCGATCGCATCGAGGCGCTGATCCTCGGCATGCGCGACATGTCCGACAATCTCGCGCACGATCTTCGCAGCCCGCTGGCGCGCATTCGCGCTTCCGCCGAAATGAGCCTGTCGAACATCGAGGCCAACGCGGGGCGCGAATCATTGGCGGTCAACACTATCGAGGAGTGCGATCGCCTGCTGGCGATGCTCAATACCACGCTGGACATTGCCGAGGCCGATTCCGGCGCCGCCAAGCTGAACCTGAGCCGCGTCGATCTCGCCGAGATTGTGCTTACCGCCAGCGAGTTGTTTCAAACGTTCGCCGAAGATAACCGAATCAGCCTGGTGACCAGCGTTCCCGAACACTGTCATATGCAGGGCGATCGGCAGCGGCTGCAGCGGGTGATCGCGAATTTGCTCGACAACGCGTTCAAGTACACGCCGGTGGGCGGCCAGGTTCGGATCGCTCTCACCGAACAGGGCGGGCGCGTATCCCTGACCATCGAGGACACGGGCATAGGCATAGCGGCCGATGATCTACCGCGAATCTTTCAGCGCTTCTACCGCTGCGATCGCAGCCGTTCGCAACGCGGAATAGGCCTCGGACTCAACCTGGCGCTCGCGTTTGTGCGTGCCCACGGCGGCGACATCACAGCCACCAGCACGCAAGGTGTGGGCAGCGTGTTCACCGTCGTCCTG carries:
- a CDS encoding HAMP domain-containing protein — encoded protein: MFSEKIPKLGQTLALRLTIWYAAIFAVSSVLAFAFAYALIAAFVAERTDEDMQEDIGEFATMFRQEGMERVRKEIALDTQGKEAEKVFFRLWSSDGRQLAASELSAWPDLASVPEKALRNIDDGGAAASNTLKLPSREDRVRTVIGSLGPGITLEIGQSLEDDEEFLAEILRGFLLTLSVVLVFGGPIGWFMARRALRGVKEVTRTANEIAEGALDRRVPVGSQGDELDHLARTFNTMLDRIEALILGMRDMSDNLAHDLRSPLARIRASAEMSLSNIEANAGRESLAVNTIEECDRLLAMLNTTLDIAEADSGAAKLNLSRVDLAEIVLTASELFQTFAEDNRISLVTSVPEHCHMQGDRQRLQRVIANLLDNAFKYTPVGGQVRIALTEQGGRVSLTIEDTGIGIAADDLPRIFQRFYRCDRSRSQRGIGLGLNLALAFVRAHGGDITATSTQGVGSVFTVVLSQSPGGSPQPSQRSWARSEKVYAGT